The genomic DNA CTCCTTCCGGGATCTTCCCGCCTCATTTTTTCTCTACAAAAATAAAAACCTCTTTTCCTGAGGAAAAGAGGTGTATGTACGGATGAACGCACTCTTATCACTCAGGAATCACATCCTGCAGGTCTTAGCACCTTTCCGTGTATACGGTAGGTTGCCGGGCATCATCGGGCCAGTCCCTCTGCCAACTCTTTATAAGAGAAAACTATGAAATTTTGACTACATATTGGATATCTTAACGAGGTGAGTGAATATTGTCAATATTCTTTTTGGAATTCTATAAGTTTAAAGCCTAATCGTTCTCTCCTTCAAAAAGCAATGAACAGGAACGGGGGGCGTTCCCTTTCGCTGCAGGGACTTGATTTCCACGGGGAGGCAGTCGAGACACTTTCGCTTCCGTCCACTCTGTGGTGACTATTACGTATGAATAAACCACTGAAAGGGTGGTTAGATGGTCCACGGGGTTTTCTAAGTTAGCATTCAGCTATTCTATGGTGAGCGGTGCGGCACGTTGGATGGAGTGAACGATGGGTTATTTCAAGAAAAGGAGGGGCGATTTTTGCCGAATGGATCAAAAATGGGTGTAGCGGGGCTATGATCGGGCTCTTTCATCCCTTAATTTGTAGAAAATCCAATCATTTTTCACCATTCCCATCCCTTTTACCTCTCCACCAACCCATTTATTACCGACTTTTTCATTTTTATTTTCAACTTCTGGAGTTTTTTGGACTTCTGTCAATAAAATAGACAGTGAAAAATGCAAATAACTTTATCTAAAAGCCCTACCGCACTACGTTTGGTGGGGCATGAAAAACCATCAATCCAACTGGAGGATTGATTCTTTTTCACGCCAAACGAGTATAAGTTGGAATTTAAAGCAGAAGTTCATGGTTATGGTTTCGCTCAAATTGGTTAGGGGATTGGTAGCCTAATGCAGAATGTTTTCGTCTCTCATTGTACTGGTTTGAAATATAGTATTGAACTGATTTTTCCGCCTCTGCGAGGGTCTTGAACTTGGTACGGTAGATCCATTCCTTTTTAAGTGTCGCATGAAAAGATTCAATACAGGCATTGTCATACGGATCTCCTTTTCGGCTCATACTGAGCTGAAAACCATGTTGCTTCAGTACCTGCACATAGTCATTTGAACAATATTGAGTGCCACGATCTGAGTGGTGAATAAGATTTCCATCCGGATTTCTGGTTGTGCTTGCCATTTCGAGTGCACGTAAAATAAGGATTGTCTTCATGGACGTCCCGAAACTCCAGCCGACAATCTTTCGTGAAAATAGGTCCATAATGGAGGCAAGATAAAGCCACCCTTCGATCGTCCGAATATAGGTGATATCCGCCACCCATATCGTATCTGGTGTAGGGGCCGTGAAATTCCTCTTAAGTAAGTTAGGATAGACCTTCAGGTCATGGTCCGAATCAGTGGTCACGACATACTTTCTTAATGGGATGGCTCGAAGATCCATATCTTGCATATATCGGGCCACAGTCTTTTGTGAAATAGAGTATCCCCACTCAATCAAATCCTGATGAACCCTGGGACTCCCGTATGTCCCAAAACTTTCATGGAAGGATTGCGCTATCTTTTGTTTCACTTCGTTTTTTAGGCGTTGCCTTTCGGTGTTCGTTTCGTTTTGACGGTTTAGCCACTTATAATAACCACTGGTTGAGACATTGAGAACCTGGCACATCTTCACCACCTTGTGTTCATCCGAATGAGATTGAATGAACTGATATTTCACATGTGCCTTTTGGAGAAGATGTGCATGGCCTTTTTTAGGATTTCGTTCTCCTCTTGAAGCTCCTTCATTTGTTTTTCGTGCTGTTTTTTTAGAGCTTCCAATTCAGAGGACGTAATGTACTCCTTAGGTGCGTTGGCAGCATCGATTTTTTGCCTATATTGGTTAACCCATCGGTTAACAGAGGAATAATGAAGATCAAGTTCAAAAGCAAGATCTGTAGCTTTTCGGCCATCCTCCACAACCATCTTCGCTACATATTCTTTGTACTCACTTGAATAATGTTTAACCATGTGAACACGTCCTTTTTAGAAGGTAAGTAAATTGTATGGATTTTCAATTCCTTGTGTCCACTTTTAAGACTAACTTTATTTTCTACCGACTTTCAACTTTTTATTACCAACTTCTGCTTTTTTATCGAAATCTACTGACAACTTTGACGGGTTATTTTCAACTTGGAAGCTTTATGATCAACTACCAACTTTTATAATCGACTTCCGACCCTTATTACCAACTTCCCCCTGCCCCTACTCCATCCCTTCCCCACCACCCTTCTCTTCCAAAGCAAAAGAAGATGTGATCCTTTTAAACGTGTCAATTCACAAAAAAACCGCCGGCATAAGCCGGCGGCGTTCATGATCGTGATCAGTTTTCTCCGTAAGCAAGCGTCGCTTCGATGAAATCTCTGAAGAGAGGCTGCGGGCGTGTCGGGCGGGATGTGAATTCCGGGTGGAACTGGGAAGCGACGAACCATGGGTGGTCGCTAAGCTCGATGACTTCCACAAGGCGTCCATCCGGGCTTGTTCCTGAGAAGACAAATCCTGCTTTCTCCATTTGCTCACGGTAGTGATTGTTGAATTCGAAACGGTGGCGATGGCGCTCATACACCACTTCTCCATCATAGGCTGCATAGGCTTTTGAGCCTTCAGTCAGCTTACAAGGGTAAAGTCCGAGGCGGAGTGTCCCACCAAGGTCTTCGATATCCTTTTGCTCAGGCAGAAGGTCGATGATCGGATGCGGTGTATCAGGATTCAATTCTGCAGAATGTGCGCCTTCCAGTCCAAGGACGTTACGTGCATATTCTACGGAAGCAAGCTGCATGCCGAGGCAGATTCCAAGGAACGGAACCTTGTTCTCACGTGCATACTGGGTTGCCACGATCTTCCCTTCGACACCGCGGTCGCCGAATCCGCCAGGGACAAGGATCCCATCGGCATCAGCCAGTTGTTCTTGAACGTTCTCTTTATTGATGAGCTCTGAGTTCAACCATTTCACTTGGATGTCGCTGTCGAAATGGTACCCGGCATGGCGGAGTGCTTCCACAACGGAAATGTACGCATCTTGAAGCTCTACATATTTACCGACAAGGGCGATCGTCGTTTTGCGCGATAGGTTGCGGACGCGTTCAACGAGCTCTGTCCATTCGGTCATATCAGGCTCATGGCATTCAAGCTTAAGGTGCTGACACGTGAGTTCATCGAGCTTTTGCTCCTGTAGGGATAGCGGGATGGAGTATAGGGTGTCGGCATCTGTTGCTTCGATGACCGCATGCTTGTCGATGTCACAGAACAGGGCGATCTTGTCCTTCATGTCTTGAGTCATCGGCATTTCTGCACGGACAACGATGACATTCGGCTGGATTCCCAGGCTGCGAAGTTCTTTCACGCTGTGTTGCGTCGGTTTTGTTTTCATTTCACCCGCTGCTTTGATGTAAGGAACAAGCGTACAGTGGATGTACATGACGTTGTCGCGACCCACATCACTCTTGATTTGACGGATGGCTTCAAGGAATGGAAGGGATTCGATATCCCCAACCGTTCCGCCGATTTCCGTGATGACGACATCGGAGTTCGTTTCACGGCCGGCACGGTATACGCGCTCTTTGATTTCATTCGTGATGTGAGGGATGACTTGAACCGTCCCCCCAAGATAATCGCCTCGACGCTCTTTTTTCAGAACCGTAGAGTAGATTTTACCTGTTGTCACAGAGCTGTATTTTGTCAGGTTGATGTCGACGAAGCGCTCATAGTGACCAAGGTCAAGGTCCGTCTCGGCGCCATCATCGGTTACGAATACTTCCCCGTGCTGATACGGGCTCATCGTTCCCGGATCCACGTTGATGTATGGATCGAATTTTTGGATCGTGACGCTGATGCCACGATTTTTCAACAATCTGCCAAGGGACGCTGCTGTGATCCCTTTCCCTAGTGACGACACTACGCCGCCTGTTACGAAAATATACTTAGTCATGTATATGTCCCCCTTCAAGAATATAGTTTGTTCAAAAAAAGTAGAGGGTGTCTCTTATGTACGCACGCCATGGGTTTATCATGTTCAAAGTACGGGAAGTCCATTCTTTGAATTATTCCATGGCATCATCGTTAAAAAGACAGCCTCTTTTTTTCGTTATACATGAGATTATAAGGGGTGAGGCGAAATCCGCCCCGATACGCCCATCTTCCGGGATCATTCCCGGAAAAAAATAAAAAACGCCCCGCTTACAAATCGTAAGGGGAGCGTTGATATACTCGATCAGTCCTCTTTTGAGGAGCCCAAATAAAATACTACCTTCCTCAAAGGAAGAAGTCAAGCATAGAATTCAGGACATGGGATGGAGAGATTACTTGTTCTCCTCTTCCTCGTCTTCTTCGAGATCTTCTTCATCTGCATCATCTTCATCAAACTCATCGATATCCAGATCTTCTTCTTCTTCGTCCAGATCTTCCACGTCGTCCGCATCTTCTTCATCTAGATCGTCATCGTCTGTAAGATCGTCTTCTTCTGTATCATCAAGGTCGTCGAAATCAAGGTCTTCATCTTCAAGATCATCGAATTCGTCCAGATCAAGATCGTCTTCATCGGTTTTCTTCGCTTTTTTCTTTTTGGCAGATGATTTCATCGTAGGAACGGTTTCTTCCTCGATTTGATCGACTGGATACCATTCCCTGAGTCCCCAACGATTATCACCAAGGGCCAGGAACTGACCGTCGATGTTGAGGTCCGTATAGAACTGGGCAAGTCTTGATTTCACTTCTTCTTTTGACGCACCTGTCAGACTAGTGATTTCATCAAGGATTTCCTGGAAACCAAGGGCCTGCTTTCTTTCTTTCAAGATGGCGTGGGCAAGCTCGATAAATGCTGTTTGACGCAATTCTTCTTTGGATAATTGCTTTAGACTCAATGTACGCACTTCCTTTCTCTATTTAAACAATCTACTAGGTAGAATAAAAAAGGGCAAAAATTGTCCATTATCAGGTTTAGACCATATTCACCATTATAAACAAATTACAAGTCTTTATGCTAGAATTATCTAGATTTTACCGAACATTTTCTTCGGAAGGTCAGGGCTGTCAGCTTCATGACCGATTCATGGGAATACGCTCATCTTATAGTTTCTAAAGAAAGATGGCAAGCACTCATTCCCCAAAGGATAAAAAAACCGAACTCTGCGCCCGGGTGAGATGGACGCAGCCGTTCGGATGCATACGTTTTTACATATTTCGGCGGTATTGCCCGCCGACTTCATAAAGGGCCCTTGTAATTTGACCGAGGCTCGCCACTTTGACCGTCTCCATCAGCTCTTCGAAAATATTCCCGCCTTCAACGGCAGACATCTTCAAGCGCTTGAGCGCTTCTTCCGTCTTGTCGCCATGGCCCTGCTGGAACGCTTTGAGATTGCGAATCTGGGTTTCTTTCTCTTCCTTGGTTGCACGGGCAAGTTCCATCCCGTCCACATCCTCTTCAGAAGGAGGATTCGGATTGAGATACGTGTTCACTCCGACGATCGGAAGCTCACCGGAATGCTTCTTCATTTCATAGAACATGGACTCTTCCTGGATCTTACCGCGCTGATACTGGGTTTCCATGGCTCCTAGGACGCCCCCGCGATCATTGATGCGGTCGAACTCTGCGAGCACCATTTCCTCGACCAGATCCGTCAGCTCCTCCACGATGAAGGCTCCCTGAAGTGGATTTTCATTCTTCGAGAGACCGTGCTCCTTCGTGATGATCATCTGGATCGCCATGGCCCGGCGGACCGATTCCTCCGTAGGCGTCGTGATGGCTTCATCATACGCGTTGGTATGAAGGGAGTTACAGTTATCCTGGAGGGCCATGAGCGCCTGTAAGGTCGTGCGGATATCATTGAAGTCGATCTCCTGTGCGTGAAGCGACCTTCCTGACGTCTGAATGTGATACTTCAGCTTCTGGCTGCGCTCGTTCGCTCCGTATTTATCCCTCATGACCGTCGACCAGATCCGTCTTGCCACACGGCCGATGACCGTATACTCAGGATCCAATCCGTTGGAGAAGAAGAAGGAAAGATTCGGTGCAAATGCATTGATATCCATTCCCCTGCTGAGGTAGTACTCGACATACGTGAATCCATTGGCGAGGGTGAAGGCAAGCTGCGAAATCGGATTCGCTCCCGCTTCGGCGATATGATAGCCGGAGATGGAAACAGAATAATAGTTCCTCACCTTATGATCGATGAAGTACTGCTGGATATCCCCCATCATCCTGAGGGCGAACTCCGTGGAGAAGATACATGTATTCTGCCCCTGGTCTTCCTTCAGGATATCCGCCTGGACGGTGCCGCGTACGACACTCAAGGTTTCTTCCCGGACGTTTGCATACTCCTCGACGGTGAGGATGCGCCCAAGCTCTTCTTCTTTGATCTTGATCTGCTGATCGATGGCTGTATTCATGTACATGGCAAGGATGATCGGTGCCGGACCGTTGATTGTCATGGAGACCGATGTGGACGGGGCACAAAGATCGAATCCTGCATACAGCTTCTTCATATCTTCAAGGGTACAGATGCTGACGCCGCTCTCCCCTACTTTCCCATAGATATCGGGACGGTGATCGGGATCCTCCCCGTAAAGGGTGACGGAATCGAATGCCGTACTGAGACGCTTGGCGTCATCATCTTTGGACAGGTAGTGAAAACGGCGGTTCGTCCGTTCAGGTGTCCCTTCTCCTGCAAATTGTCGCTTTGGATCTTCCCCTTTTCGCTTGAACGGGAATACACCCGCCGTGTACGGGAACGAGCCCGGTACATTTTCTTTATACACCCATTCAAGGATCTGCCCGTAATCCTTATATCTCGGGAGGGCGACCTTCGGGATGCTCAGGCCGGATAAGCTTTTGGTTTTGAGCTCAGTCACGATTTCACGATCGCGGACCTTCGTGACGAATGAGTCTTTGCTGTATGTTTCCTTGAGGTTCTCCCATCCTCCCAGGATCTCCTTCGATTGCTCCGTCAGTTTCTTTTCCACTTCGTCTTTCAACGTGGTGAGGGAGGCCGTGACATCCCCTTGTTCCCCGATGGCTTCAATGGCCCCTTCGAGCTGGAAGAGACGGCGGGCAAGATCGGACTGCTCCTCTGCTTTCCTGTGATAATTCCGGACCGTTTCAGCGATTTCCCTCAAATAGTAACGGCGGTCGTTAGGGATGATGACGTTTTGTTTTTCCACGTCCACATTCTTCGAAAATCCTGTTTCCCATCCGAGGTTCATCTTGCCGTTTACGGTATCGACGACAGCAGCAAACAGGGCGTTTGTTCCGGGATCATTGAACTGACTTGCGATGGTGCCGTATACCGGCATCTCATCGAGGTCCTGATCGAATAATAGATGGCTCCGCTGATACTGCTTTTGCACCTGCCTCCGC from Rossellomorea marisflavi includes the following:
- a CDS encoding IS3 family transposase; this translates as MKYQFIQSHSDEHKVVKMCQVLNVSTSGYYKWLNRQNETNTERQRLKNEVKQKIAQSFHESFGTYGSPRVHQDLIEWGYSISQKTVARYMQDMDLRAIPLRKYVVTTDSDHDLKVYPNLLKRNFTAPTPDTIWVADITYIRTIEGWLYLASIMDLFSRKIVGWSFGTSMKTILILRALEMASTTRNPDGNLIHHSDRGTQYCSNDYVQVLKQHGFQLSMSRKGDPYDNACIESFHATLKKEWIYRTKFKTLAEAEKSVQYYISNQYNERRKHSALGYQSPNQFERNHNHELLL
- the rpoE gene encoding DNA-directed RNA polymerase subunit delta, whose protein sequence is MRTLSLKQLSKEELRQTAFIELAHAILKERKQALGFQEILDEITSLTGASKEEVKSRLAQFYTDLNIDGQFLALGDNRWGLREWYPVDQIEEETVPTMKSSAKKKKAKKTDEDDLDLDEFDDLEDEDLDFDDLDDTEEDDLTDDDDLDEEDADDVEDLDEEEEDLDIDEFDEDDADEEDLEEDEEEENK
- the icmF gene encoding fused isobutyryl-CoA mutase/GTPase IcmF; protein product: MSTVEIYKPKHHVRFVTASSLFDGHDASINIMRRIIQASGAEVIHLGHNRSVEEVVNAAIQEDVQGIAISSYQGGHVEYFKYMYDLLNERGAGHIRIYGGGGGVIIPKEIKELHEYGIARIFSPEDGRTQGLQGMINRMIEECDYPTIKGTESKEVENLAGGSVNAISRLISLAEYQVGAKEEVAAAAQSVFTEIKGLACKVPVLGITGTGGAGKSSLTDELIRRFLNELPEKKIAVLSIDPTKQKTGGALLGDRIRMNAIFNPRVYMRSLATRGSRTELSLAIQDAINVVKAAGYDLVVVETSGIGQGDAEIAEICDLSMYVMTSEFGAPSQLEKIDMIDYADLIVINKFERKGSEDARRQVQKQYQRSHLLFDQDLDEMPVYGTIASQFNDPGTNALFAAVVDTVNGKMNLGWETGFSKNVDVEKQNVIIPNDRRYYLREIAETVRNYHRKAEEQSDLARRLFQLEGAIEAIGEQGDVTASLTTLKDEVEKKLTEQSKEILGGWENLKETYSKDSFVTKVRDREIVTELKTKSLSGLSIPKVALPRYKDYGQILEWVYKENVPGSFPYTAGVFPFKRKGEDPKRQFAGEGTPERTNRRFHYLSKDDDAKRLSTAFDSVTLYGEDPDHRPDIYGKVGESGVSICTLEDMKKLYAGFDLCAPSTSVSMTINGPAPIILAMYMNTAIDQQIKIKEEELGRILTVEEYANVREETLSVVRGTVQADILKEDQGQNTCIFSTEFALRMMGDIQQYFIDHKVRNYYSVSISGYHIAEAGANPISQLAFTLANGFTYVEYYLSRGMDINAFAPNLSFFFSNGLDPEYTVIGRVARRIWSTVMRDKYGANERSQKLKYHIQTSGRSLHAQEIDFNDIRTTLQALMALQDNCNSLHTNAYDEAITTPTEESVRRAMAIQMIITKEHGLSKNENPLQGAFIVEELTDLVEEMVLAEFDRINDRGGVLGAMETQYQRGKIQEESMFYEMKKHSGELPIVGVNTYLNPNPPSEEDVDGMELARATKEEKETQIRNLKAFQQGHGDKTEEALKRLKMSAVEGGNIFEELMETVKVASLGQITRALYEVGGQYRRNM
- a CDS encoding CTP synthase; amino-acid sequence: MTKYIFVTGGVVSSLGKGITAASLGRLLKNRGISVTIQKFDPYINVDPGTMSPYQHGEVFVTDDGAETDLDLGHYERFVDINLTKYSSVTTGKIYSTVLKKERRGDYLGGTVQVIPHITNEIKERVYRAGRETNSDVVITEIGGTVGDIESLPFLEAIRQIKSDVGRDNVMYIHCTLVPYIKAAGEMKTKPTQHSVKELRSLGIQPNVIVVRAEMPMTQDMKDKIALFCDIDKHAVIEATDADTLYSIPLSLQEQKLDELTCQHLKLECHEPDMTEWTELVERVRNLSRKTTIALVGKYVELQDAYISVVEALRHAGYHFDSDIQVKWLNSELINKENVQEQLADADGILVPGGFGDRGVEGKIVATQYARENKVPFLGICLGMQLASVEYARNVLGLEGAHSAELNPDTPHPIIDLLPEQKDIEDLGGTLRLGLYPCKLTEGSKAYAAYDGEVVYERHRHRFEFNNHYREQMEKAGFVFSGTSPDGRLVEVIELSDHPWFVASQFHPEFTSRPTRPQPLFRDFIEATLAYGEN
- a CDS encoding transposase; amino-acid sequence: MVKHYSSEYKEYVAKMVVEDGRKATDLAFELDLHYSSVNRWVNQYRQKIDAANAPKEYITSSELEALKKQHEKQMKELQEENEILKKAMHIFSKRHM